The genomic DNA ACTTGGCGAGACGGTGCTGTCCATGACGAGCGAATACACAGGAAAGCGCGAGCAGTTCGGGTTCCCCATCGCGACATTCCAGTCCGTCGCTGTCCAGGCGGCCGACCGGTACATCGATCTGCGGGCCATGGAAGTCACACTCTGGCAGGCGGCCTGGCGGATCTCCACGGGTACAGCCGGCGCGCTGCCCGTCGTGGGCGATATCGCCGTGGCGAAAATCTGGGCCGCGGACGGCGTCCGCCGGATCGTGCAGACGGCACAACACCTGCATGGCGGCTTCGGTGCGGACACCGACTACCCGCTGCACCGCTTCCACGCCTGGGCAAAGCAGGTCGAGCTCTCCCTCGGCCCGGCGGCGGCGCACGAGGAAGCACTGGGCGACCTGCTGGCCGCTCATCCCCTCGGCTGAGAACCACGGGCCCGACCTCGTACCGACCGAGGCGGACCCGACGGGACCCCGGCCAGGTCAGAGAACGAAGGCCGGGGTGCCGTTGTCGGTGACCATCGGACGTCCGGCACCGTCCCAGGCGAGCATCCCGCCATCGATGTTCACGGCGTCGATGCCCTGCTGCACCAGGTACTGGGTGACCTGGGCGGACCGGCCACCGACCCGGCACATCACATGAACGCGCCGACCGTCCTCGGCCGCCTCGGTCAGCTCACCGAAACGGCCGACGAAGTCACTCATCGGAATGTGCAGGGCACCTTCGACATGCCCGGCGGCCCATTCGTCGTTCTCCCGGACGTCCAGCACCAGGCCGTCCGACGGCACCGCCGCGACATCCACCGAGGGCAGCGGAGCGAAATTCATGGGTCATGCCTTCTCTCGTGCGTACGCTCCGGAGTCACGCTCCCGAGTCACAAGAAACGCTACTGCACCAGCCCCGCAAGCTCCGACTCGCGCTGCGACACCTCGCCCAGCAGCTGCTCGGCGATCTCGTCGAGCAACCGGTCCGGATCGTCGGGCGCCATCCGGAGCATGGCCCCGATCGCGCTCTCCTCCAGCTCCTGGGCAAGGACCGTCAGCAGCTCCTTGCGCTGGGTCAGCCAGTCCAGCCTGGCGTAGAGCTCCTCACTCTCGCTGAGCTCCGCCCGCTGTGTGGCCGGTCCGGCAGCCCACTCCTGCGCCAGCTCCTTCAGCAGCGCTTCGTCCCCGCGCCCGTAAGCGGCATTGACGCGCGTGATGAATTCGTCCCGGCGTGCCCGCTCCGTCTCGTCCTGGGCCAGATCCGGGTGGGCCTTGCGCGCCAGCTCGCGGTAGAGCTTGCGCGCCTCCTCGGTCGGCCGGACCCGCTTGGGCGGCCGGACCGGCTGCTCGGTCAGCATGGCCGCCGCCTCGGGGGACAGCCCATCGGAGTCGATCCAGTCGTGGAACAGCTCCTCGACACCCGGCATCGGCATCACGAGCGCCCGCGCTTCCTGCGCCTTCCGCAGGTCCTCGGGGTCACCGGTCCTGGCGGCCCGGGCCTCCGCGATCTGCGCATCGAGCTCGTCGAGGCGGGCGTACATCGGGCCGAGCTTCTGGTGGTGCAGCCGGGAGAAGTTCTCGACCTCGACCCGGAAGGTCTCCACGGCGATCTCGAACTCGATCAGCGCCTGCTCCGCCACCCGCACAGCCTTCGCCAGCCGCGCCTCGGGGCGCGCCCCGTCGGCAGCACTGCCGGCATCCGCACCGGCGCCCGGACCCTCGTCGGCCCTGCGCCCAGGCTGCGCGCCCGCCGCATGCTGCTCGTACGGCACCTGCTGCTCGTGCTGCCGGTCGTTGTCCTGCCGGTCATCGTCGTTCCGGGTGGTCGGCACCCCGGCGGCTTCGTGGGTCACCCGTCCAGCGTATGGCCCCACCCCGCGCCGCGAGGACGCGCGGTCGGCGGAACCGCGCCTCACACCCCGAGCTCGGCCGCTATTCGGCCCGAACCGACGGCCCGCACCAACTCCGCATGGTCGGCTTCCGTACGGTCCGCGTACGTCACCGCGAAGTCCGCCATCGCCTCGTCCAACTCGTCGTTCTTCCCGCAGTACCCCGCGATCAGCCGCGGGTCGGCGCTGTGCGCATGGGCCCGCGCCAGCAGCGCACCCGTCATCCGCCCGTAGTCGTCGACCTGGTCGGCCGTCAGGGCCACCGGGTCCACACTGCCCTTGCGGTTCCGGAACTGCCGCACCTGGAACTGCCGGCCGTCCACGGTCGCCCACCCCAGCAGAATGTCGCTGACGACCTGCATCCGCTTCTGCCCGAGGACCACCCGCCGTCCCTCGTGCGCCGCCTCCGGCACGTCGAACCCGACGGCCGGCAGATAGGGCGCCAGCGCGGACGGCCGCGCCTCCTTCACCTGCAGCACCAGCGGCTCGCCCCGGTGGTCGAGCAACAGCACGACGTACGACCGGGTGCCGACGCTCCCCGTGCCGACCACCCGGAACGCCACATCGTGGATCGCGTACCGGGCGAGCAGCGGCACCCGGTCCTGCGAGATCGTGCTCACATAGTCGCCGAGCCCCGCCGCCACCGCGGCGGCCTCCGCATCCGGCACCCGCCGCAGCACCGGCGGTGCGTCGACGAAGCGGCGTCCGCCGCCCTCGGACTCCTCCGTGGACTTCGCGGCGAAGCGAGCGCTGGTGTTGTTGCGGGCCTTCTGCGAGACCCGCTCCAGTGTGCCGAGCAGATCCCGCGCGTCCGTGTGCGAGACGAGCTCCTCATCGGCGATGGCATTCCAGGCATCGAGGGCGGGAAGCCTGGCCAGCAGCCGCATCGTCCGCCGGTACGCGCCCACCGTGTCGTACGCGCCCTGGCGGCAGGTGTCCTCGTCCGCCCCGGCCTCGCGCCCCGCGAGCACCAGTGACGTGGCGAGCCGCTTCAGGTCCCACTCCCACGGGCCGAACACGGTCTCGTCGAAGTCGTTCAGATCGATGACCAGGCTGCCCCGCGCATCGCCGTACAGCCCGAAGTTGGCCGCATGCGCATCGCCGCAGAGCTGAGCACCCACCCCCGTCACGGGTGTGCCCATCAGGTCATGGGCCATCAGCCCGGCCGAACCCCGCAAGAACGCGAACGGCGTGGCAGCCATCCGCCCCACCCGGATCGGCGCGAGGCCGGGGACGCGGCCCCGGTTCGACTCCTCGACCGCCTGGACCGCGTCGGGCCGACCGGAAGGAAGGACAAGGGAGTCGTGCGAGGCCCTGGGCACCCGGTCACGCAACGCCTTGCCCGCCGCTCGGGGCGACTGCGGCGCACTCTGCTCCACCACGGCCGCGCGCCGCGCGAACCCGGGCACGACCGGAATGCGCGGACCATCCGTCACAGCCCGCTGCACCGGCACCGTCGCCTCGAACTGATCCATGGCACGCAGCCTCCCCCGCCCTCGACCGGCGTCCTTGTCCAACATCAACTGGCGACGACGGTACCGCCGTCCGCCGACGGGCGTCTGCCCCTGTGGAAAACCGAAGCAGACGCCTGTGGACAACGCCCTGTGCTGGTCAGACGCCGACGGTTTCCTCGAGCTCTTCCTCCAGCTCCTCGCCCGCCTCGGCCTCGGACCGACGCCCGGCCACGGACAGGCTCCCCGGCCCGGAACCGCTCCCTGCCACCGACCGGCTCTCCGCCCCGGCCCGGTGCCGGGACCCGGCCGCGCCCTGAGCATCCGCGGCAACGCTCCGCCGCTTCGCCTCGGCCAGCCCGGCCACGCCCATCACGGCCAGCCCCGCCACGAGCCACAGAGTGAGCACCAGCACATGTCCGCCGAGCGCGTACCCGCCGAAGTACACATGGCTGCGTACACCCTCGACGAAGCCCGCACCGTTCCAGAAGGCGTGCAGCGAACCGAAGAAGCCGGGCTGCAGTTCGGGCCGGAAGATGCCGCCGGAACTGGTGAAGTTGAGCATCACGAACAGCACCATCACGCCGAGCGTCGTCCACCGCTTCAAGAACGTGTGCAGCCCGACCCCGACCGTCAGGATGCCCGCCGAGTAGAGCCACGCCATCGCCCAGACGCCGCCGAGTCCGTGATCCACCAGGCCGAACAGCGGCCCCGCGAAAGCGGCACCGATCGCGCTCACCATCAGCGAGGCGCCGACGACCAGCGCCGCCCTGATCCGCAGCGCAAGCGCCGCGCCCGCGCCACCGATCACCGCGACGGATGCGTACGACCCGATGCTCACCGCGACGAGGAGGAAGAAGATTCCCTGGCCGGTGGGATCGCCGTCCGCGGTCGGCGCCGTGTCCGTCACCTCGAGTGGGTCGCCCTGCGCGGCCGCCACCTTCGTGAAGACCTTCTCGACCACCGTGGCGCTGGTGTCCGAGGAGGCGGTGGCCACCAGCAGTCCGGGGTGCTTCCCCGGCAGGTAGGCGCCGTAACTCTCCTGTGTCTTGAGGTCGTTCACAGCAGTGGCCCGATCGGCGACGGTACGCACGCTCAGTGCCCCGTCGCCCTTGTCCTGCAGTGTCTGTGCGAGCACCTGGGCCGTCGGCCCCGACCCCACCACGTCCACCCGTAGGTCGTGCGGTTCCGGAGCGTGGAACGCCCCCAGGTAGGCGAGCCCCATACCGATACACATCAGCAGTGGAGTGACGAGATGGCTCAGCACGTGGCGCAGGGCGCCTGCGGTGGAGCCGGCGGCGGCACTCTGGCCTGTGGACATCGGAACTCCAATGGTTGGCTTTTACAACTCCTCAATCCGTTGTACTATACAACTGCAATTTCAGAAAGGTGAGCTCCGTGACAGGCACCCCCCGGGAACGCGAAGAGTCACTGGATGTCATCCAGCGGGAACTGACCGCGTTCGCACGCCGAGCGCGCGCCGCCGCAGCCCGTCTCCATCCCGAGCTGCCCCTGGTCTCGTACACACTGCTGGCACACATCGACGACCAGCACGGCTGCCGTGCCACCGACCTGGCGGCGCACTACATGCTGGACAAGTCGACGGTCAGCCGACAGATCGGCACCCTGGAGAAGCTCGGCCTGGTGGAGCGCCGCCAGGACCCGGCGGACCACCGCATCCAGGTGCTGCATCCCACCGAAGCCGGGACCCGGGCCCTTGCCTCGACGCAGGCCAGCCGTCGCGCGGCCTATCAGGAACGCCTCGCGGAGTGGACGGCGGACGACCTGGCCCGGTTCGCGGAGTATCTGCTGCGCTACAACTCGTCGGGCGGGACGGCCACCCGGGACGCACCCCGGCAGTCATAGCCCTGCCCGCAGAGGCTCCAACCGCAGGAGCCTGAGCCGCTAGCAGCCGCCGTCGTCCGCGAGGTACGTCTTCGACCAGAGCGCCAGCTCCTTGAGCGCGGGCTCCATCGCGGCGCCCGCCTGCGTGAGGCGGTACGAGACCCGCAGCGGCGGCCCCTCGTCGACCTCGCGGACCACCAGCCCGGCAGCACCGAGCTCGGACAGCCGGTCCGAGAGCATGCGCTCACTGATGCCCGGAATCGCCCGTCGCAGATCGGCGAAGTGCACCGGATGCTGCATGAGCACGGACACGATCGGGCCCGTCCAGCGCTTCCCGAACAGCTCGAAAACGCGCGTGATGCCCACGTCGACCCGCCGACACGCCTGTTCGCTGTGCTCCGCCATACACCCAGAC from Streptomyces sp. NBC_01707 includes the following:
- a CDS encoding helix-turn-helix domain-containing protein — its product is MAEHSEQACRRVDVGITRVFELFGKRWTGPIVSVLMQHPVHFADLRRAIPGISERMLSDRLSELGAAGLVVREVDEGPPLRVSYRLTQAGAAMEPALKELALWSKTYLADDGGC
- a CDS encoding MarR family winged helix-turn-helix transcriptional regulator, with the protein product MTGTPREREESLDVIQRELTAFARRARAAAARLHPELPLVSYTLLAHIDDQHGCRATDLAAHYMLDKSTVSRQIGTLEKLGLVERRQDPADHRIQVLHPTEAGTRALASTQASRRAAYQERLAEWTADDLARFAEYLLRYNSSGGTATRDAPRQS
- a CDS encoding DUF2252 domain-containing protein; this encodes MDQFEATVPVQRAVTDGPRIPVVPGFARRAAVVEQSAPQSPRAAGKALRDRVPRASHDSLVLPSGRPDAVQAVEESNRGRVPGLAPIRVGRMAATPFAFLRGSAGLMAHDLMGTPVTGVGAQLCGDAHAANFGLYGDARGSLVIDLNDFDETVFGPWEWDLKRLATSLVLAGREAGADEDTCRQGAYDTVGAYRRTMRLLARLPALDAWNAIADEELVSHTDARDLLGTLERVSQKARNNTSARFAAKSTEESEGGGRRFVDAPPVLRRVPDAEAAAVAAGLGDYVSTISQDRVPLLARYAIHDVAFRVVGTGSVGTRSYVVLLLDHRGEPLVLQVKEARPSALAPYLPAVGFDVPEAAHEGRRVVLGQKRMQVVSDILLGWATVDGRQFQVRQFRNRKGSVDPVALTADQVDDYGRMTGALLARAHAHSADPRLIAGYCGKNDELDEAMADFAVTYADRTEADHAELVRAVGSGRIAAELGV
- a CDS encoding rhodanese-like domain-containing protein, whose amino-acid sequence is MNFAPLPSVDVAAVPSDGLVLDVRENDEWAAGHVEGALHIPMSDFVGRFGELTEAAEDGRRVHVMCRVGGRSAQVTQYLVQQGIDAVNIDGGMLAWDGAGRPMVTDNGTPAFVL